The Prochlorococcus sp. MIT 0603 genome includes a region encoding these proteins:
- a CDS encoding hydantoin utilization protein A, with amino-acid sequence MLFSILTGFIAGAVHVVGGPDHLIAMAPAALKQPRLAIKNGFAWGVGHSAGVLILSCIGILVKDLVQIERMSGLAELSVGVFLLIVGVFTIKASLGLNIHTHNHNHGDGQKHQHLHIHLRGREKHNKHSHTSTSLGLLHGMAGASHLLAAIPALALPSFGAFLYLVSYLLGSVLAMGAVVSIMSLATLKAGKKAIPFLFGLTGTLSVCTGFFWIHKTSIYIF; translated from the coding sequence ATGCTTTTTAGCATCCTTACTGGTTTTATTGCTGGAGCTGTTCACGTAGTTGGAGGTCCTGACCATTTAATCGCAATGGCACCAGCTGCCTTAAAACAACCAAGATTGGCAATTAAGAATGGTTTTGCCTGGGGAGTGGGTCACTCGGCAGGCGTCCTAATCTTATCTTGCATAGGAATATTAGTTAAAGATCTAGTTCAGATAGAAAGGATGTCTGGTTTGGCTGAATTAAGTGTAGGGGTTTTTCTTTTAATAGTTGGCGTTTTTACTATCAAAGCTTCTTTAGGTCTAAATATACATACACATAATCACAATCATGGGGATGGTCAAAAGCACCAGCACCTTCATATCCATCTAAGAGGAAGGGAAAAACATAATAAGCACTCACATACTTCAACAAGTTTAGGCTTGCTCCATGGCATGGCAGGAGCAAGTCATTTATTAGCAGCAATACCTGCTTTGGCATTACCTTCATTCGGAGCTTTCTTGTATTTAGTGTCTTATCTTTTAGGCTCTGTTTTAGCAATGGGAGCAGTGGTTTCTATAATGTCTCTAGCAACATTAAAAGCAGGAAAAAAAGCCATACCTTTTCTTTTTGGATTGACAGGAACACTTTCAGTTTGTACAGGTTTTTTCTGGATTCATAAAACATCTATTTATATTTTTTGA
- the sodX gene encoding nickel-type superoxide dismutase maturation protease — MIGSRRYCRVVGDSMTPTLKEGDLIIYKPFKYSEDILLEGLLVVLEHPLKTGVLIVKRIYKIDSGKLEILGDNKSSSTDSRQFGQIRKEQIQGIVEKIIPRRV; from the coding sequence TTGATTGGCTCTCGACGATATTGTCGTGTAGTTGGAGACTCTATGACTCCCACCTTAAAAGAAGGTGATCTGATAATTTACAAGCCATTCAAATATTCAGAAGATATCCTTCTTGAAGGTTTGCTAGTGGTTTTAGAACACCCTTTGAAAACGGGAGTGCTAATTGTAAAACGAATTTATAAAATCGATTCTGGAAAATTAGAAATCCTTGGTGATAATAAATCAAGTAGTACAGATAGCAGACAATTTGGACAAATTAGGAAAGAACAAATACAAGGGATTGTTGAAAAAATAATTCCCAGACGTGTTTAG
- the sodN gene encoding superoxide dismutase, Ni, producing MLRSAISSFLNRLPAQKVHAHCDGPCGVYDPASARIAAEAVLSMTKKLIALVPPEGNDAAAWAVYNNTFSRFVAVKEEQAQETKKELLILWTDYFKPEHLASFPDLHDTFWKAAKLCSACKVNVDQQKAEELMNAVEVIHNIFWKSKGRSDSWVTAS from the coding sequence ATGTTGCGATCGGCTATCTCATCATTTCTCAACAGGCTTCCAGCCCAAAAAGTACATGCACATTGCGATGGGCCTTGTGGTGTGTACGATCCTGCATCGGCCCGAATTGCGGCTGAAGCAGTACTTTCTATGACTAAAAAACTTATTGCTTTAGTCCCTCCAGAAGGAAATGATGCAGCAGCTTGGGCTGTTTATAACAATACTTTTTCTAGATTTGTTGCTGTAAAAGAAGAACAAGCCCAAGAAACTAAGAAGGAACTTCTAATTCTTTGGACAGACTATTTCAAGCCTGAGCACCTTGCTTCTTTCCCAGATCTTCATGATACTTTTTGGAAAGCAGCAAAGCTTTGTAGTGCATGTAAGGTGAATGTTGACCAGCAGAAAGCTGAGGAACTAATGAATGCCGTCGAGGTAATTCATAATATTTTCTGGAAATCCAAAGGTCGTTCAGATTCTTGGGTTACAGCAAGCTAG
- a CDS encoding FKBP-type peptidyl-prolyl cis-trans isomerase: protein MKEIFISFSIFLACIIVAVASQIISPSVVTAESQFSTAFEVKVEEAQAVNNPLELDPDEPNPSLFTMASNSKSASDSLGGSITTKSTPSGLRITDLVIGNGEAASAGKNVSVNYKGTLESGKEFDSSYGRGPFTFALGSGQVIKGWDEGVIGMQVGGKRELIIPPSLGYGERGAGGVIPPNATLIFEIELLSVK from the coding sequence GTGAAAGAAATCTTCATTAGCTTTTCAATTTTTCTGGCTTGCATAATTGTCGCTGTTGCTAGTCAGATCATTTCCCCATCAGTTGTTACCGCTGAAAGTCAATTTTCAACAGCTTTTGAGGTTAAAGTTGAAGAAGCACAAGCAGTAAATAATCCTCTGGAATTAGACCCAGACGAGCCTAACCCTTCTCTTTTTACTATGGCAAGCAACTCAAAATCTGCGAGTGATTCTCTCGGAGGTTCTATTACTACAAAATCAACTCCATCAGGATTAAGGATTACTGATCTTGTAATTGGTAATGGAGAAGCAGCATCAGCTGGCAAAAATGTCTCGGTTAACTATAAAGGCACGCTAGAGAGTGGAAAGGAATTTGATAGTAGTTATGGAAGAGGACCTTTTACTTTTGCACTTGGATCAGGGCAAGTGATAAAAGGATGGGATGAAGGGGTGATTGGTATGCAAGTCGGTGGAAAGAGGGAATTGATTATCCCACCTTCTTTGGGATATGGAGAAAGGGGTGCTGGTGGAGTAATACCTCCTAATGCAACATTGATATTTGAAATTGAGTTGTTAAGCGTTAAATAG
- a CDS encoding apolipoprotein N-acyltransferase — translation MIISRQKYIVFLIGICGGIFSGIGLSEGWVLFTLPAIALLWSSKEHPFAGFLWGSIATLISHRWLLSLHPLSWIGVPNILSLPITIFLWSICSFWGGLLIECWCLLGRSTFFKRSDHSSLKNQFLVAFALSLIWGLSEVLLAKSPLFLFGISSSLLPQDRWLAGLARWFGAGGLTALQLLLGWWIWQIALALKKRHSILRLFTWGVFVLVISHYLGWSLISINNYSFTKRIALWQTNVPIKEKFSSSHLKDLPTAIDDALNEAKKTGSEWLVAPEGTLLADQTLLSPAVIPFLSGGFRWVDGKQRSSLLVFNTGSSSFNEAIDKYRLVPLGEWIPKLPSFAFKGLSLVGGLDPGQSSRFLKWEGPPAGVAICYELSDGKSLAKAANKGAQWILSIANLDPYPISLQKQFISLAQLRGIELARDVISVANTGPTSLINSSGQVKQVVVPFIKGVGTVEVSFSNQISGYSRWGELPMIFGLIVAIFEITRLKEKSEYVG, via the coding sequence ATGATCATAAGTCGCCAGAAGTATATCGTCTTTTTAATAGGAATTTGTGGTGGTATTTTTTCTGGAATAGGACTTTCAGAAGGGTGGGTTCTTTTTACTTTGCCAGCAATTGCTTTGCTCTGGTCTTCTAAAGAACATCCATTCGCAGGATTCCTTTGGGGCAGTATTGCTACTCTTATCAGCCATCGATGGCTTTTAAGCCTCCATCCATTGAGTTGGATAGGGGTACCGAATATTTTAAGCCTTCCTATAACAATTTTCTTATGGTCTATATGTAGTTTTTGGGGTGGATTACTTATCGAATGTTGGTGTTTGCTTGGCAGATCAACTTTTTTCAAGAGAAGTGATCATTCATCTCTAAAGAATCAATTCTTGGTTGCTTTTGCTTTGTCATTAATTTGGGGTCTTTCAGAAGTTCTTCTAGCAAAAAGTCCTTTGTTTTTATTTGGAATCAGTTCAAGTTTATTGCCTCAAGACAGGTGGCTAGCTGGTTTAGCTAGGTGGTTTGGAGCAGGGGGGCTAACCGCCTTGCAATTACTCTTAGGCTGGTGGATTTGGCAAATCGCGCTTGCATTAAAAAAAAGGCACTCAATTTTACGCTTATTTACTTGGGGCGTTTTTGTTCTAGTAATTTCTCACTATCTTGGTTGGAGTCTTATCTCAATCAATAATTATTCATTCACAAAGCGTATTGCTCTATGGCAAACAAATGTGCCAATAAAAGAAAAATTTTCTAGTTCTCATTTGAAAGATCTTCCCACCGCAATCGACGATGCTTTAAATGAAGCAAAAAAAACAGGTTCAGAATGGTTGGTTGCTCCAGAGGGGACGCTCTTAGCTGATCAAACTCTATTGTCACCTGCAGTAATACCTTTTCTCTCAGGAGGTTTTAGATGGGTTGATGGCAAGCAGAGGAGTTCATTACTTGTATTCAACACAGGCAGCTCTAGCTTTAATGAAGCAATTGATAAATATCGATTAGTCCCTTTAGGGGAATGGATCCCTAAACTTCCTAGTTTTGCTTTTAAAGGTCTTTCTTTAGTGGGAGGACTTGACCCAGGTCAATCTTCAAGGTTTCTTAAGTGGGAAGGGCCACCTGCAGGCGTAGCAATTTGTTATGAATTGAGTGATGGAAAATCTTTAGCTAAAGCTGCAAATAAAGGTGCTCAATGGATTTTATCTATTGCAAATCTCGACCCCTATCCAATCTCTCTTCAAAAACAATTCATATCATTGGCTCAATTAAGGGGTATTGAACTTGCTAGAGATGTAATTAGTGTTGCAAATACAGGGCCAACTTCATTAATTAATAGCTCTGGACAAGTAAAGCAAGTTGTTGTTCCGTTCATTAAAGGTGTTGGGACAGTGGAAGTAAGTTTTTCCAATCAAATAAGTGGATATAGCCGATGGGGAGAGCTACCAATGATATTTGGTCTGATAGTTGCTATTTTTGAAATTACTAGATTAAAGGAGAAAAGTGAGTATGTCGGTTAA
- the mnmA gene encoding tRNA 2-thiouridine(34) synthase MnmA, whose translation MTITNTNIKTLSNQKKSAGTPVSKDVLSRLKKMNGEHSIAVGLSGGVDSSLTAALLVEAGWKVEGLTLWLMTGKGSCCTDGLIDAAGICKQLGIPHHVVDARKTFQKEVIESLVKGYQSGITPLPCSKCNRFVKFSPMLDWATKNLGLKRLATGHYARIRHVEQQRSKRITSKSSAAPRHQLLRGLDETKDQSYFLYDLSQEILEKVVFPLGELKKSDTRKEAINMDLRTASKPESQDLCLVEHHGSMKAFLDSYLPPRKGQIVLQDGQVLGEHNGIEHFTIGQRKGLGIAWEEPLHVIELQSSSNRVIVAPRSKASKSECTVGEINWLSINPPNNSMQVEVQLRYRSKPVMAKLSPLEPTKKDIENERPHRCKLNFASAQFSITPGQAAVFYEGEILLGGGLIQSE comes from the coding sequence ATGACTATTACTAATACAAATATAAAAACTTTATCTAACCAAAAAAAATCAGCAGGAACTCCTGTAAGTAAAGATGTTTTGTCAAGGCTCAAGAAGATGAATGGTGAACATTCTATTGCTGTAGGCCTTTCTGGTGGTGTTGACAGTTCATTAACAGCGGCACTCCTTGTTGAAGCAGGTTGGAAGGTTGAAGGATTAACACTTTGGTTAATGACTGGGAAAGGATCTTGCTGCACCGATGGTCTTATCGATGCAGCAGGAATCTGTAAGCAACTTGGAATACCACATCATGTAGTTGATGCTAGAAAAACTTTTCAAAAGGAGGTTATTGAATCTTTGGTTAAAGGATATCAATCAGGAATTACGCCATTGCCATGTTCAAAATGCAATCGATTTGTAAAGTTCTCACCAATGCTGGATTGGGCTACAAAAAATTTAGGATTAAAACGCCTTGCAACAGGCCACTATGCACGAATAAGGCACGTAGAACAACAACGCTCCAAAAGAATAACGTCTAAAAGTTCTGCAGCTCCTCGTCATCAGCTCTTAAGAGGTTTAGATGAAACAAAAGACCAAAGTTATTTTCTTTATGACCTTTCCCAGGAAATTCTTGAAAAAGTAGTTTTTCCTCTAGGGGAACTTAAGAAATCAGATACAAGGAAAGAAGCTATAAATATGGATTTAAGGACTGCTTCTAAGCCTGAGAGTCAAGATCTATGTCTTGTGGAGCATCATGGCTCCATGAAGGCTTTTTTAGATTCTTATCTGCCACCAAGGAAAGGGCAAATAGTTTTGCAAGATGGCCAAGTATTGGGGGAGCATAATGGTATTGAGCATTTCACCATTGGGCAGAGAAAAGGCTTGGGAATAGCTTGGGAAGAACCACTTCATGTCATAGAGCTTCAATCCTCTTCGAATCGAGTAATAGTTGCGCCACGGTCAAAGGCAAGCAAATCTGAATGTACTGTTGGTGAAATTAATTGGTTATCAATTAACCCCCCCAATAATTCAATGCAAGTAGAAGTCCAATTACGCTATAGGAGTAAACCTGTAATGGCTAAACTTTCACCACTTGAACCAACAAAAAAAGATATAGAAAATGAACGCCCTCATCGTTGTAAATTAAATTTTGCCTCAGCTCAGTTTTCTATAACACCAGGCCAAGCTGCAGTTTTTTATGAGGGAGAAATACTTCTTGGAGGCGGTCTTATCCAGAGTGAATAA
- a CDS encoding bifunctional ADP-dependent NAD(P)H-hydrate dehydratase/NAD(P)H-hydrate epimerase translates to MTWPNSDAGHLIVSSSQMRKIEEQLFSCGMPVEALMEKVGLKMTSWILNNLQVIKNGVVILVGPGHNGGDGLVLARELFLSGVDVSLWCPFPIKKSLTAKHLSYCISIGITKLASPPDASEKVLWIDALFGLGQTKSIPKEIGLLFQKRNELRPRELISLDVPSGICSDHGKPFKNGAAKASYTLTVGFIKTGLLQDIAMPYVGHLIRIDIGIPDIAIKSLAKSLPLQISPKDIHSFELPSISVNSNKYQRGRLMICAGSQKYRGAALLALRGAIASGVGSIQAVLQQNICDQLWKLIPEVVFQSYSDKEEKEIYIGKCLSKIRLDKIDSLLIGPGLDYANEKWEDFSPALEDFPGLLVLDADGLNRLSHSQEGWKWFHKRKGPTWITPHLNEFCRLFPEIDIDYPLNAARIAADLSRVGILLKGAHSVIAAPGGSVWQLANTSGLVARTGLGDVLAGFVAGIGALGLSSDQKIGFDLFAFSVLVHAYAAASCEDGTSAALISKTLEKTFNDIQVENVRNDTYRRLK, encoded by the coding sequence TTGACTTGGCCTAACTCTGACGCTGGTCATTTAATTGTCTCATCTTCTCAGATGAGAAAGATTGAAGAGCAGCTTTTTTCATGTGGAATGCCAGTAGAAGCATTAATGGAAAAGGTTGGATTGAAAATGACAAGCTGGATACTTAACAATTTACAAGTTATAAAAAACGGTGTTGTCATTTTAGTAGGACCTGGGCACAACGGTGGCGATGGTCTTGTTTTAGCTAGGGAACTTTTTTTATCAGGTGTAGATGTCTCATTATGGTGTCCATTTCCAATAAAAAAATCTTTAACAGCTAAACATCTTTCTTATTGTATTTCTATTGGAATAACTAAATTAGCAAGTCCTCCAGATGCTTCTGAAAAAGTTCTTTGGATTGATGCTCTTTTTGGCCTTGGCCAAACCAAGTCAATACCTAAAGAGATAGGGCTGCTATTCCAAAAAAGAAATGAGCTCAGACCAAGAGAATTAATAAGTTTAGATGTCCCTTCTGGTATTTGCTCAGATCATGGAAAACCCTTTAAAAATGGAGCAGCAAAAGCTTCTTACACACTAACTGTAGGCTTTATCAAAACAGGTCTTCTTCAAGACATTGCGATGCCTTATGTAGGGCACCTAATCAGAATCGATATAGGTATTCCAGATATTGCAATCAAATCATTAGCTAAATCTTTACCTTTACAAATCTCACCAAAAGATATTCATTCATTTGAACTTCCTTCAATTTCTGTTAATTCAAATAAATATCAACGCGGACGTCTGATGATTTGTGCAGGCAGCCAAAAGTATCGAGGTGCTGCTTTACTTGCATTGAGAGGTGCTATTGCAAGTGGTGTTGGAAGTATCCAAGCAGTTTTGCAACAAAATATCTGTGATCAGCTTTGGAAATTGATACCTGAAGTAGTCTTTCAAAGTTATTCTGACAAAGAAGAAAAAGAAATTTATATCGGCAAATGTTTAAGCAAAATTAGATTAGATAAAATTGATTCTTTACTAATTGGACCAGGCTTAGATTATGCGAATGAAAAGTGGGAAGATTTCTCTCCCGCTCTTGAGGATTTCCCAGGATTATTAGTACTTGATGCTGATGGTTTAAACAGGCTTTCACATTCGCAAGAAGGATGGAAATGGTTCCATAAACGCAAAGGTCCGACATGGATTACACCTCATTTAAATGAGTTTTGTCGTTTATTCCCTGAGATAGATATTGATTATCCGCTAAACGCAGCAAGGATTGCAGCAGATCTAAGTAGAGTAGGGATTTTGCTAAAAGGTGCTCATAGTGTTATTGCCGCTCCAGGAGGCTCTGTTTGGCAACTGGCAAATACTTCTGGTCTTGTAGCAAGAACTGGATTAGGGGATGTATTGGCAGGCTTTGTTGCAGGGATTGGAGCTTTAGGACTATCTTCCGACCAGAAAATTGGCTTTGATTTATTTGCCTTTTCAGTTTTAGTTCATGCTTATGCAGCTGCTTCATGTGAAGACGGAACTAGCGCAGCCTTGATTTCTAAAACTTTAGAAAAAACCTTCAATGACATTCAGGTAGAAAATGTTCGCAATGATACATATAGACGCCTAAAATGA
- a CDS encoding RpoD/SigA family RNA polymerase sigma factor, protein MVSTAPKPAESQKRRSTDPISWYLATIGRVPLLTPAEEIELGNQVQVMMNLTEDGMVNEKTKTFTAHERRLIRIGRRAKERMMKANLRLVVSVAKKYQGKGLELLDLVQEGSLGLERAVEKFDPTRGYKFSTYAFWWIRQSMTRAIACQSRTIRLPVHLSERLASIRKVSLDLAHKLGAMPNRVEIAEEMDIEVEELDSILRQALTTSSLDAPVNGDDGRSFLGDLIADGSAEEPLEKVEQSIHQEQLGRWLTHLSEQEQHVLKLRFGLEGNDRHTLAEIGRLLEVSRERVRQVELKSLRKLRNLTRKLPSGI, encoded by the coding sequence ATGGTTTCAACAGCACCCAAGCCAGCAGAATCACAAAAAAGAAGGAGCACTGACCCCATTAGTTGGTATTTAGCCACTATCGGGAGAGTACCTCTATTGACACCAGCCGAGGAAATTGAGCTAGGCAATCAGGTTCAGGTAATGATGAACCTGACCGAAGATGGAATGGTTAATGAAAAAACCAAAACATTTACTGCACATGAACGCCGCTTAATTCGAATAGGTCGAAGAGCAAAGGAAAGAATGATGAAAGCAAACCTTCGTCTTGTAGTTAGCGTCGCAAAAAAATATCAAGGAAAAGGATTAGAGCTCTTGGATCTTGTTCAGGAAGGTTCGCTTGGATTAGAAAGAGCTGTAGAAAAATTCGATCCAACCCGTGGATATAAATTCTCCACTTATGCATTTTGGTGGATTCGTCAAAGTATGACTAGAGCTATTGCATGTCAATCTCGTACCATTCGTTTACCGGTTCATCTAAGTGAAAGGCTTGCATCTATTAGAAAAGTAAGCCTTGATTTAGCTCATAAGTTAGGCGCAATGCCAAATAGAGTTGAAATTGCTGAAGAAATGGATATAGAAGTTGAAGAACTTGATTCTATTTTGCGTCAAGCACTTACAACTAGCAGTCTTGATGCACCAGTAAATGGTGATGATGGACGAAGCTTCTTAGGTGATTTAATTGCAGACGGTTCTGCTGAAGAGCCTTTGGAAAAGGTTGAACAAAGTATTCATCAAGAGCAACTTGGCAGATGGTTAACACACCTAAGCGAGCAAGAGCAGCATGTCCTCAAACTTAGATTTGGACTTGAAGGCAATGATAGGCATACACTTGCTGAAATTGGACGATTACTTGAAGTATCAAGAGAACGTGTACGACAAGTTGAACTAAAATCTCTAAGAAAATTGAGAAATTTGACTAGAAAGCTTCCAAGTGGGATTTAA
- the pdhA gene encoding pyruvate dehydrogenase (acetyl-transferring) E1 component subunit alpha, producing the protein MTNQQTPNKLSLEGAHAERLRNISNQKKADLDRTTGLRLFKDMTLGRRFEDKCAEMYYRGKMFGFVHLYNGQEAVSSGVIGAMKQKHDWFCSTYRDHVHALSAGVPARQVMSELFGKETGCSKGRGGSMHLFSKEHHLLGGYAFIGEGIPVALGSAFTSRYKKEVFGTQESDAVTAAFFGDGTCNIGQFYECLNMAQLWKLPMLFVVENNKWAIGMAHDRATSEPEIWRKADAFGMKGEEVDGMDVLAVRGAAQRAIERARAGEGPTLLECLTYRFRGHSLADPDELRSSEEKDFWAKRDPLKLLEKDLSEKNIVSSSELREIEREIDKEINDAVEFALGAADPDPAELTKYIWAEN; encoded by the coding sequence GTGACTAATCAGCAAACACCCAATAAGTTGTCTTTAGAAGGTGCTCATGCAGAGCGGCTGCGGAATATCTCCAATCAAAAAAAAGCAGATCTCGATCGCACCACTGGTCTAAGACTTTTTAAGGATATGACCTTGGGAAGAAGATTTGAAGATAAATGCGCAGAAATGTACTATCGGGGCAAGATGTTTGGATTTGTTCATCTTTACAACGGTCAAGAGGCAGTAAGTTCAGGGGTTATTGGAGCAATGAAACAAAAGCATGATTGGTTTTGCAGTACTTACCGTGACCATGTACATGCCTTAAGTGCTGGAGTTCCTGCAAGACAAGTTATGAGTGAGCTGTTTGGGAAGGAAACAGGATGTAGCAAAGGGAGAGGTGGATCAATGCATCTTTTTTCCAAAGAACATCACCTGCTAGGTGGCTATGCCTTTATAGGAGAAGGTATTCCTGTGGCACTAGGGTCAGCTTTTACTAGTCGTTACAAAAAAGAAGTATTTGGCACTCAGGAAAGTGATGCAGTTACAGCTGCTTTTTTTGGAGATGGCACTTGCAATATTGGTCAATTTTATGAATGTTTAAATATGGCCCAACTATGGAAATTGCCTATGCTTTTTGTTGTTGAAAATAATAAATGGGCAATAGGTATGGCACATGATCGTGCTACTAGTGAACCTGAAATATGGAGAAAAGCTGATGCTTTTGGTATGAAGGGTGAGGAAGTTGATGGAATGGATGTCCTTGCGGTTCGAGGAGCTGCTCAAAGAGCAATTGAAAGAGCCCGGGCTGGAGAAGGTCCCACTTTACTTGAATGCTTAACCTATAGATTTAGAGGACACTCTCTTGCAGACCCTGACGAATTGCGCTCTTCTGAAGAAAAGGATTTTTGGGCAAAAAGGGATCCCCTAAAACTTCTTGAAAAGGATCTTTCTGAAAAGAACATTGTTTCATCCTCAGAATTAAGAGAAATAGAAAGAGAAATAGATAAGGAGATAAACGATGCTGTGGAATTCGCGCTTGGTGCAGCAGATCCTGACCCTGCTGAACTAACAAAATATATTTGGGCGGAAAATTAA
- a CDS encoding IMS domain-containing protein, with amino-acid sequence MELPIDHFRLLGISPSSSPEEVLRFFQLRLNQVPEEGFTPEALVQRAELLRRSADLLCDKESRDKYESALLGGATGLEFSSNREVAGLILLWEAGNALEAFKLVRKALQPPQAPALGSGRESDLTLLAALSCKDSALQEQEQRHYSFAAELLEEGIHLLQRMGKLPEHRKNLEKELEALIPYRILDLLSRDLSDQKSHQEGLNLLDSFVLKRGGLEGKKLSGSNSELKQTDFELFFQQIRKFLTVQEQIDLFSHWNKNGSIDAGFLYAISLVASGFYRRKPQALQKARRKIKRLGLEGFDSMPLLGCIDLLLADVKQAELCFNQSSDKGLKEWFNTYPGEKLAALCDYSRSWLSRDVLPGFRDIEADSVDLEAWFADKDVQDYVEKIEKKGALRIAQAGFSFISGLSQEKPQQVSSANQAQDPSGFVVRESNQKAIGEDYQQRTSQGKKALILKELFPDYAKLFSCFRIPSFNFLQPLFRSTSNNCLLGIFVFLCLLSSGTLIGWMTMRSQLEKDISTQSSLLKELPEPKDSIPSNNLKESFQSRSDTINFKPLTDIRPNQSQIMTLIEAWLKSKADILSGSLNKNLEKVARKELVDIVNNQRKEDELLGHKQVINAKIISLEILNQTDKRIAVRVIISYKDQRVKDSGEILSETSIPSLKVKYILGRRKTLWQLVDFSSGA; translated from the coding sequence TTGGAACTGCCGATCGATCATTTTCGCTTACTGGGGATCAGTCCCTCTTCAAGTCCAGAAGAGGTACTTAGATTTTTTCAGTTGCGCTTAAACCAAGTTCCTGAAGAGGGTTTTACCCCTGAAGCACTTGTGCAACGGGCAGAGCTTCTACGCAGATCTGCTGATTTACTTTGTGATAAGGAATCGCGAGACAAATACGAATCGGCTCTCCTAGGAGGTGCCACTGGTCTTGAATTCTCATCGAATCGAGAGGTTGCTGGCTTAATACTTTTATGGGAAGCCGGAAATGCTTTAGAAGCTTTCAAATTAGTTCGCAAAGCCCTACAACCCCCGCAAGCGCCTGCACTTGGCAGTGGAAGAGAGTCTGATTTAACATTATTAGCTGCACTTTCATGCAAAGATTCGGCTTTACAAGAGCAAGAACAAAGACACTATTCTTTTGCAGCAGAACTATTAGAGGAAGGCATTCATCTACTGCAAAGGATGGGAAAGCTGCCAGAACATAGAAAGAATCTTGAAAAAGAACTCGAAGCGTTAATTCCTTATAGGATTCTAGATTTGCTTAGCAGAGACTTATCTGACCAAAAGTCTCATCAAGAAGGGCTAAATTTATTAGATTCTTTTGTTTTAAAAAGAGGTGGTTTAGAAGGCAAAAAGTTAAGTGGTTCAAATAGTGAATTAAAGCAAACTGATTTCGAATTATTTTTCCAACAAATCAGGAAATTTTTGACCGTTCAAGAACAAATAGATTTATTTTCCCATTGGAATAAAAACGGATCCATTGATGCAGGTTTTCTGTATGCAATATCTTTGGTTGCTTCTGGTTTCTATAGACGAAAACCACAAGCCTTACAAAAAGCAAGGAGAAAGATTAAGAGGCTTGGTTTAGAAGGTTTTGACTCTATGCCTTTGCTTGGTTGCATAGATCTTTTGCTTGCAGATGTGAAGCAAGCAGAGTTATGTTTCAACCAAAGTTCTGACAAAGGATTAAAGGAATGGTTTAACACTTATCCAGGAGAGAAGCTGGCTGCATTATGCGATTATTCAAGGAGTTGGTTGTCAAGAGATGTTCTACCTGGATTCAGAGATATTGAAGCAGATTCTGTAGATTTAGAAGCTTGGTTTGCTGATAAAGATGTTCAAGATTATGTAGAGAAAATTGAAAAGAAAGGAGCTTTAAGAATTGCACAAGCAGGTTTTTCTTTTATTTCTGGATTATCTCAAGAAAAGCCTCAGCAAGTCTCATCTGCAAATCAAGCACAAGACCCCTCAGGTTTTGTTGTACGTGAATCCAATCAGAAAGCTATAGGAGAAGATTATCAGCAAAGAACATCCCAAGGCAAAAAGGCATTAATCCTAAAAGAATTATTTCCAGATTATGCAAAGTTATTTTCTTGTTTCAGAATTCCTTCTTTTAATTTTTTACAACCACTGTTTAGAAGTACTTCTAACAATTGCTTATTAGGTATTTTTGTATTTCTCTGTTTATTAAGTTCTGGAACTCTAATTGGTTGGATGACAATGAGAAGTCAACTAGAAAAGGATATCTCAACACAATCATCACTATTAAAAGAGTTACCAGAGCCTAAGGATTCTATTCCTAGTAATAATTTGAAGGAATCATTTCAATCAAGATCAGATACAATTAATTTCAAGCCTTTAACTGATATAAGGCCTAATCAGAGTCAAATAATGACTTTAATTGAAGCATGGTTAAAATCCAAAGCAGATATTCTTTCTGGTAGCTTAAATAAGAACCTAGAAAAAGTTGCAAGGAAAGAGTTGGTTGATATCGTGAATAATCAGAGGAAGGAAGATGAATTATTAGGGCATAAGCAGGTAATTAATGCAAAGATAATCTCATTAGAGATTTTGAATCAAACAGATAAAAGAATTGCCGTTAGAGTTATTATTTCCTACAAAGACCAAAGAGTGAAAGACTCTGGAGAAATACTTTCTGAAACAAGTATTCCTTCTTTAAAAGTTAAATATATTTTAGGTAGGAGGAAAACACTTTGGCAGTTGGTTGATTTCTCCAGCGGAGCTTAA